In the genome of Candidatus Goldiibacteriota bacterium HGW-Goldbacteria-1, one region contains:
- a CDS encoding cyclic beta 1-2 glucan synthetase, producing the protein MRGFFTDLPRKIQEIFTINLPAKKIINEQPLRAELFSMDQFELHAKFLAEKHDVSLKKTREKLLIRLKDNEQILLRTNKMLNEADKAKNTITPAGEWILDNYYLIEEQIRLAQKFFPKVYSRELPGLSSGPMSGYPRVYDIAMEIVSHGDGRIDVKGLTAFISSYQTIKKLKLGELWAIPIMLRLALIENLRRVSVYMMVTQVDRDKADYWANRILEVAVKDTDNYIHEIAAMAKDNPPMSDSFVSEFVRRLQGQSANIDLPLNWLEKKLSEQGETVERLIRSTSRKQAANQVSIANTIESLRLLEGTDWHEFVEALSAVEEVLRKDPYGVYGTMSFETRDAYRHVIEKLANKSRLTEEDVALRALQIASLAAADNKGKDASAHIGYYLIDKGLKQLYSELKIRFPISALLQAKKTALSMSLYTGSIVLFTCIGLAAGLFLAGILGLRGWLNYAILSIPLLFVTSQTVVSIINWISTIIVKPNNLPKMDFSKAITAGAHTLVVVPTLLNNRQGIESLIENLEVSYLANKDPQISFALLTDFKDALQENMPEDESLLSFVIEGVETLNNKYPGKDAEIFYFFHRNRKWNPREKLWMAYERKRGKLSELNMLLRGNGKDKFSVIKGDVQHLQDVKYVITLDTDTRMPRDAVKNLVSIICHPLNKPVYDEEKKRVVSGYGILQPRVEAGYPGENPSAFVKIFGGETGIDPYTKAVSDVYQDLFFEGSFIGKGLYEVDAFEKCLKDRLPENLILSHDMLEGCYARCALVTEVELHEKYPTAYLKDVSRRRRWIRGDWQITQWLFSTVPGFNGKKVKNPLSFLSQWKILDNLRRSLVPVSVFIIFLSGWIMFKSSWPWTIYIILLSGLPIPVKLMYDAGRKPEGISMESHMSALSASLTNRGLQFLLSFVFIVYEAYYNIAAVVTTFWRKFITRSKLLEWNTFAETELAGNITAFDYVRKMIAAPFAALLCAASGCVKSDLPAVMILISWMASPLVAYIISRPVSLRRDVLSASKKLFLRMCARKTWRFFEEFVTARDNFLPPDNFQEEPLGMPARRTSPTNIGLSLLSNLTAYDFGYISMAVMLDRTKKTLGTMNAMEKYRGHFYNWYSTETLKPLLPLYISSVDSGNLTGNLLVMRSGILEMRGEKIISFKIIDGLLDTLNLIVESFKEPVKNTSAASRETAVRIEARLKRMGDKLLSVPETLPELHMLIRHLSAECSKMIIDLDFMGLVKTKKWGMAFEKHCYHCLEDMVYMAPWLQLPTEIPGMWDKDEEKQNEMRAILREELRHLETIPVLNDAARLELKLIPLIDKILNSSEYSNDEKTWFMALKDAVSRAGTRAYERIAIIEELALSCGEMSNVEYDFLYNKSKHLFHIGYNAGERKTDASCYDLLASESRLASYIAIAQGSVPQEHWFMLGRLLSKRGGDPVLVSWGGSMFEYLMPLLIMPDYEGTLLNRTYKAIVGRQIDYARRNEVPWGISESGYNKVDVTMAYQYRSFGVPDSGFKRGLAEDLVIAPYASAMALMVEPEKACENLELLKDNGFEGDYGFYEAIDYTPARLATDENYSVVKSYMAHHHGMSFLSFAYVLLNRPMQRRFLADPMFKATELLLQERVPVDVPFLYDTEVTGPLRQVEEREALLRVFTNPDTPTPEIHLLSNGKYSVMVTNAGAGYSRWKNIAVTRWREDAALDNEGTFVYLRDVKTGDFWSAAHQPTLKKSKNYEAVFSQSRAEFKRRDFNIDTHTEIVVSPEDDVELRRINITNRSRDKRRIEFTSYAEAVLNYPEADQAHSAFSNLFIQTEVIKPYQAIICGRRPRSENEAYPFILHLMAVHGNSTTPASYETDRSKFIGRCGTTADPAAMHDKGVLSGTQGAVIDPVLSIRGCVELDSQESAVIDYVTAVCGSMEDAKKLIEKYRDRNLADRVFNLSWTHGQVALQQINATEAEAQLYGRLAGAIVYANPAWRAAASVLKKNLRGQPDLWGYSISGDLPIVLVRVEDPENLDIIDRLIQAHSYWRMKGLRVDLIIWNEDHSVYRDDMSEKINSLISKNGPGMSNQPGGIFLRRADQMSEEDKILMQAVARIIITDRGGTLAEQIERMSHIRPQRPQLNVTKRFGIEKEDEGISERKDLEYFNGLGGFTRDGREYVINTAPGRRTPAPWANVLANKNFGTVISESGSAYTWSENAHEFRLTPWKNDPVTDTCGEAMYIRDEESGRFWSPTPLPASGKTGYVSRHGFGYSVFEHRENGIESELTVFVSLEHPVKFSVLKIKNHSGRRRSLSATSYNELVMGTHRDKYHMHIITEVDPKSGAMLAYNHYNKEFPDRVVFLDTSETARFVTGDRHEFLGRNGSMGSPAAMYKDRLSGKTGAGYDPCVSAQVKFELNDNEEKEIVFLFGSGKSPDEAREILQSYNGSALVHKELENVWEHWKRSLGVIYVETPDNSVNFLVNGWLQYQVISCRLWGRSGYYQSGGAYGFRDQLQDVMALMHSHPEMIREQLLTFASHQFTEGDVQHWWHPPSGRGVRTKCSDDYLWLPLVASVYVMEIGDTGVLNEKVRFLYGPQVNPDDESYYGMPGISENRGTLYEHCVAAVRHALRYGIHGLPLIGSGDWNDGMNLVGKDGKGESVWLAFFLHKVLMSMSQMAKQHGDETFSDECLEEAAKLSKNIDKNAWDGKWYLRAYFDNGEPLGSSLNTECRIDSIPQSWAVISGAADPARAKEAMDSVDKLLVDRQGMLIKLFTPPFDKTLNNPGYIKGYVPGVRENGGQYTHAAVWSVMAFAALKDRSRAWELLNLINPIRHSDTAEKSALYKVEPFVMAADVYGVESNTGRGGWTWYTGSASWMYQLIVKNLLGIQLKVDRLYFEPCLPKDWQSFKVHYRFRETFYHISLQRSGAEDKVISVTVDGNAHQDLSIPLVDDRIEHTVEVVIG; encoded by the coding sequence ACAGTGGAAAGGCTGATACGATCAACCAGCCGTAAACAGGCGGCTAATCAGGTTTCTATTGCTAATACTATAGAAAGTTTAAGGCTGCTGGAAGGCACCGACTGGCATGAATTTGTTGAAGCGCTAAGCGCTGTTGAAGAGGTTTTAAGAAAAGACCCGTATGGTGTTTACGGCACAATGTCTTTTGAAACCCGAGATGCATACCGTCATGTCATTGAAAAGTTGGCAAACAAGAGCAGGCTTACAGAAGAAGATGTGGCTTTACGGGCTTTGCAGATTGCGTCTCTGGCGGCGGCAGATAATAAGGGTAAAGATGCATCCGCGCATATAGGGTATTATCTTATTGACAAAGGGTTAAAACAGCTTTATAGCGAGCTGAAAATAAGGTTTCCTATAAGCGCGCTTTTACAGGCCAAAAAGACGGCATTGTCAATGTCATTATATACGGGGTCTATTGTATTATTTACATGTATCGGTTTAGCGGCAGGTTTGTTTTTAGCGGGCATATTAGGGCTGCGCGGCTGGCTGAATTACGCTATTCTTTCAATACCCCTTCTTTTTGTCACAAGCCAGACAGTTGTTTCCATTATTAACTGGATATCCACTATTATCGTAAAACCAAATAATCTGCCAAAAATGGATTTTTCTAAAGCAATAACAGCCGGCGCGCATACGCTTGTAGTTGTGCCCACGCTGCTTAATAACAGGCAGGGGATTGAATCGCTTATAGAAAATCTGGAAGTCAGCTACCTTGCGAATAAAGATCCGCAAATAAGTTTTGCACTTCTGACTGATTTTAAAGATGCCCTGCAGGAAAACATGCCGGAAGATGAATCGCTTCTGTCTTTTGTAATCGAAGGGGTAGAAACGTTAAACAACAAATATCCGGGCAAAGACGCTGAAATATTCTATTTTTTTCACAGGAACCGTAAATGGAATCCGCGTGAAAAGTTGTGGATGGCATATGAAAGAAAAAGGGGAAAACTTTCCGAACTTAACATGCTTCTTAGGGGCAATGGCAAAGATAAATTCAGTGTTATAAAAGGTGATGTACAGCACCTGCAGGACGTAAAATATGTAATTACGCTGGATACAGATACAAGAATGCCAAGAGATGCGGTGAAAAACCTGGTGTCTATTATCTGCCATCCGCTTAACAAACCCGTGTATGATGAAGAAAAGAAACGCGTGGTATCCGGATACGGAATTCTTCAGCCAAGGGTGGAAGCCGGCTATCCGGGGGAAAATCCATCCGCTTTTGTGAAAATTTTTGGCGGCGAAACAGGCATTGACCCGTATACAAAAGCCGTTTCAGATGTTTATCAGGACCTGTTTTTTGAAGGTTCATTTATAGGAAAAGGCCTTTATGAAGTCGATGCTTTTGAAAAATGTTTAAAAGACCGGCTGCCGGAAAATCTGATACTTAGCCATGATATGCTTGAAGGGTGTTATGCCCGCTGTGCCCTTGTGACCGAAGTTGAACTGCATGAAAAGTACCCTACGGCATATTTAAAGGATGTCAGCCGCAGGCGCCGCTGGATACGCGGCGACTGGCAGATAACACAATGGCTGTTTTCAACAGTTCCCGGTTTTAACGGTAAAAAAGTAAAAAATCCGCTGTCTTTTTTATCGCAGTGGAAAATACTTGATAACTTAAGGCGCAGCCTTGTTCCTGTCTCTGTTTTTATAATATTTTTATCCGGATGGATAATGTTTAAATCTTCGTGGCCATGGACTATATACATTATACTGCTTTCAGGCCTGCCTATACCGGTAAAATTGATGTATGACGCGGGAAGAAAACCGGAAGGCATAAGCATGGAATCCCATATGTCGGCATTATCTGCTTCGTTAACAAACCGAGGCCTGCAGTTTTTGCTTTCTTTTGTATTTATAGTGTATGAAGCCTATTACAATATCGCAGCCGTGGTTACCACTTTCTGGCGTAAGTTTATCACGCGCAGTAAGCTGCTGGAATGGAATACTTTCGCGGAAACGGAACTTGCGGGAAATATTACCGCGTTTGATTACGTCAGAAAAATGATTGCGGCTCCGTTTGCGGCGTTGTTATGCGCCGCATCGGGATGCGTAAAATCGGACCTGCCTGCGGTTATGATATTGATTTCATGGATGGCTTCTCCTTTAGTTGCTTATATTATAAGCAGGCCGGTTTCATTACGCCGCGACGTACTGTCCGCGTCAAAGAAACTCTTTTTAAGGATGTGCGCAAGAAAAACGTGGAGATTCTTTGAAGAATTTGTGACCGCCCGAGACAATTTTTTGCCGCCGGATAATTTCCAGGAAGAACCATTGGGCATGCCCGCGCGCAGGACTTCTCCCACAAACATTGGGCTGTCTCTTTTGTCCAATCTCACGGCATATGATTTTGGCTACATTTCAATGGCGGTAATGCTTGACAGGACAAAGAAAACACTGGGCACCATGAACGCGATGGAAAAATACAGGGGTCATTTTTACAATTGGTACAGCACAGAGACCTTAAAACCCCTGCTTCCGCTGTATATTTCTTCAGTTGACAGCGGCAATCTTACAGGCAATTTACTTGTTATGCGTTCGGGAATTCTGGAAATGCGCGGGGAAAAGATTATTTCTTTTAAAATAATTGACGGCCTTTTGGATACGCTTAATTTAATCGTGGAAAGTTTTAAGGAGCCGGTAAAAAACACGTCTGCCGCATCCAGGGAAACCGCTGTAAGAATAGAAGCAAGGCTTAAGCGGATGGGTGATAAACTTTTATCTGTGCCTGAAACACTTCCGGAATTGCACATGCTGATACGCCATTTGTCAGCCGAGTGTTCCAAAATGATAATTGACCTTGATTTTATGGGGCTTGTAAAAACCAAGAAATGGGGCATGGCTTTTGAAAAACATTGTTATCACTGCCTTGAAGATATGGTATATATGGCGCCATGGCTGCAGCTTCCTACGGAAATACCGGGCATGTGGGATAAAGATGAAGAAAAGCAGAACGAAATGCGCGCTATTTTACGGGAAGAATTAAGGCATCTTGAAACGATACCTGTTCTTAACGATGCGGCAAGGCTGGAATTAAAACTTATTCCGTTAATAGATAAAATTCTTAACTCTTCTGAATACAGTAATGATGAAAAAACATGGTTTATGGCTCTTAAAGACGCGGTATCACGCGCGGGGACAAGGGCGTATGAACGGATAGCTATAATTGAAGAACTGGCGCTTTCCTGCGGTGAAATGTCAAATGTTGAATATGATTTTCTTTATAATAAGTCCAAACATTTGTTTCATATAGGATATAACGCGGGTGAAAGAAAAACTGATGCTTCGTGCTATGACCTTTTAGCGTCGGAATCTCGCCTGGCAAGTTATATTGCCATTGCTCAGGGAAGCGTTCCTCAGGAACACTGGTTTATGCTTGGAAGGCTGCTGTCAAAACGCGGCGGAGATCCGGTTTTGGTATCGTGGGGCGGTTCTATGTTTGAATACCTGATGCCGCTTCTTATAATGCCGGATTACGAAGGTACGCTTCTTAACAGGACTTATAAAGCCATAGTGGGAAGGCAGATAGACTACGCAAGGCGCAATGAAGTGCCATGGGGCATATCAGAATCAGGATATAATAAAGTTGATGTTACCATGGCTTATCAGTACCGTTCATTTGGCGTGCCGGATTCTGGCTTTAAAAGGGGATTGGCAGAAGACCTTGTAATTGCCCCATACGCGTCTGCAATGGCTTTAATGGTGGAACCGGAAAAAGCATGTGAAAATCTGGAACTTTTGAAAGATAACGGATTTGAAGGGGATTATGGTTTCTATGAAGCCATAGATTACACGCCGGCGCGCCTTGCCACGGATGAAAATTACTCGGTGGTAAAATCATATATGGCGCATCATCATGGTATGTCGTTTTTATCTTTCGCTTATGTCCTTTTAAACAGGCCTATGCAAAGGCGTTTTTTGGCTGATCCAATGTTTAAGGCCACAGAACTTCTGCTGCAGGAAAGGGTTCCTGTGGATGTGCCTTTTCTTTATGACACAGAAGTCACAGGGCCGCTTAGGCAGGTGGAAGAAAGGGAAGCTTTACTGCGTGTATTTACAAATCCGGATACTCCTACGCCGGAAATACACCTTTTATCAAACGGAAAATACAGCGTTATGGTTACAAACGCCGGCGCCGGGTACAGCAGATGGAAAAATATCGCGGTAACCAGATGGCGTGAAGACGCGGCTTTGGATAATGAAGGCACATTTGTGTACTTAAGGGATGTTAAGACCGGGGATTTTTGGTCTGCCGCGCACCAGCCGACACTGAAAAAATCAAAAAATTACGAAGCGGTTTTTTCGCAATCACGCGCGGAATTTAAAAGGCGTGATTTTAATATTGACACGCATACAGAGATAGTTGTGTCGCCGGAAGATGACGTGGAATTACGCAGAATCAACATAACCAACAGGTCGCGCGATAAACGCCGGATAGAGTTTACCAGCTACGCGGAAGCGGTGCTTAATTATCCTGAAGCGGATCAGGCACACAGCGCTTTCAGCAATCTCTTTATACAAACGGAAGTTATTAAACCTTATCAGGCTATAATCTGCGGCAGAAGGCCGCGTTCTGAAAATGAAGCGTATCCTTTTATACTTCATCTTATGGCTGTTCATGGCAATTCAACAACGCCCGCTTCATACGAAACTGACCGAAGTAAATTTATAGGGCGCTGCGGTACGACGGCAGACCCCGCGGCAATGCACGATAAGGGAGTCCTATCGGGTACTCAAGGGGCGGTAATTGACCCTGTGCTAAGCATACGAGGCTGTGTGGAACTTGATTCCCAGGAATCGGCTGTGATTGATTATGTTACGGCAGTATGCGGCAGTATGGAAGACGCAAAAAAACTGATTGAAAAATACAGGGACCGTAACCTTGCGGACAGGGTTTTTAATCTGTCCTGGACACACGGGCAGGTGGCGCTGCAGCAGATAAACGCGACAGAAGCGGAAGCGCAGCTTTATGGGCGCCTTGCCGGCGCTATTGTATATGCCAATCCGGCGTGGCGCGCGGCCGCAAGTGTACTTAAAAAGAACCTTAGGGGGCAGCCGGATTTATGGGGGTACAGTATTTCAGGCGACCTGCCTATAGTTCTGGTGCGCGTGGAAGACCCGGAAAATCTTGATATAATCGACCGGCTTATTCAGGCGCATTCATATTGGCGTATGAAAGGTTTAAGGGTGGATCTTATTATATGGAACGAGGATCATTCAGTCTATAGGGATGATATGAGCGAGAAGATAAACAGCCTTATATCCAAGAACGGTCCGGGCATGTCAAACCAGCCCGGAGGAATATTTTTAAGGCGCGCCGATCAGATGTCCGAAGAGGACAAAATACTTATGCAGGCCGTGGCGCGGATAATAATTACAGACAGGGGCGGAACACTGGCTGAACAGATAGAACGCATGTCGCACATAAGGCCGCAGCGGCCGCAGTTAAACGTAACTAAAAGGTTTGGTATTGAAAAAGAAGATGAAGGTATCAGCGAGCGTAAAGACCTTGAATATTTTAACGGACTGGGCGGGTTTACCCGCGACGGCAGAGAGTATGTCATTAATACAGCGCCCGGCAGAAGAACGCCGGCGCCATGGGCAAATGTGCTGGCAAATAAAAACTTTGGAACGGTAATATCAGAAAGCGGAAGCGCCTATACCTGGAGCGAGAATGCACACGAGTTCCGCCTGACCCCATGGAAAAATGACCCTGTTACCGATACCTGCGGAGAAGCAATGTACATCAGGGATGAGGAATCCGGGCGTTTTTGGTCGCCTACACCGCTTCCCGCGTCGGGAAAAACAGGATATGTATCGCGCCATGGTTTTGGTTACAGTGTTTTCGAACATAGAGAAAACGGGATAGAATCGGAACTGACTGTTTTTGTCTCTCTTGAACATCCTGTAAAGTTTTCTGTTTTAAAAATAAAAAATCATTCCGGGCGCAGGCGCAGTTTGTCAGCCACATCATACAATGAACTGGTAATGGGCACGCACAGGGATAAATATCACATGCATATTATTACAGAGGTTGACCCTAAAAGCGGCGCTATGCTTGCGTACAACCATTACAATAAGGAATTTCCGGACAGGGTTGTATTTCTTGATACAAGCGAGACCGCCCGTTTTGTAACAGGAGACAGGCACGAGTTTTTGGGAAGAAACGGGTCTATGGGTTCGCCGGCTGCAATGTATAAAGACAGGCTGTCGGGTAAAACCGGCGCGGGATATGACCCCTGTGTAAGCGCGCAGGTTAAATTTGAATTAAATGATAATGAAGAAAAGGAAATAGTATTTCTATTTGGTTCAGGCAAAAGCCCTGACGAGGCGCGTGAAATACTTCAGAGCTATAACGGTTCAGCATTGGTGCATAAAGAACTTGAAAATGTATGGGAACACTGGAAAAGAAGCCTTGGCGTAATTTATGTTGAAACACCGGATAATTCCGTTAATTTTCTTGTGAACGGCTGGCTTCAGTATCAGGTAATAAGCTGCCGTTTGTGGGGGCGCAGCGGTTATTATCAGTCAGGCGGCGCTTATGGTTTCAGGGATCAGCTGCAGGATGTTATGGCGCTTATGCATTCTCATCCGGAAATGATAAGGGAACAGCTGCTTACTTTTGCCTCTCATCAGTTTACAGAAGGTGATGTTCAGCACTGGTGGCATCCGCCGTCAGGAAGGGGCGTCAGAACAAAGTGTTCTGATGACTATTTATGGCTGCCTTTGGTTGCTTCTGTATATGTTATGGAAATCGGAGATACGGGAGTATTAAATGAAAAAGTGCGTTTTCTGTATGGGCCGCAGGTAAATCCCGATGACGAGTCATATTACGGCATGCCGGGGATATCAGAAAACCGGGGAACTCTTTATGAACATTGTGTTGCGGCAGTCAGGCACGCTTTAAGATACGGAATACACGGGCTTCCGCTTATTGGCAGCGGAGACTGGAATGATGGCATGAATCTGGTTGGTAAAGACGGAAAAGGCGAAAGTGTCTGGCTGGCATTCTTTCTGCATAAGGTACTTATGTCTATGTCGCAAATGGCAAAGCAGCACGGGGATGAAACTTTTTCCGATGAATGCCTTGAAGAAGCCGCAAAGCTTTCTAAAAATATAGATAAAAACGCGTGGGATGGAAAGTGGTATCTGCGGGCTTATTTTGACAATGGAGAGCCGCTGGGTTCTTCGTTAAATACAGAGTGCCGTATAGATTCTATTCCGCAGTCATGGGCCGTTATTTCCGGTGCGGCAGATCCGGCAAGGGCAAAAGAAGCAATGGACAGCGTGGATAAACTGCTTGTTGACAGGCAGGGCATGCTGATAAAACTTTTTACCCCGCCTTTTGATAAAACTTTAAATAATCCGGGGTATATAAAAGGCTATGTGCCGGGCGTAAGGGAAAATGGGGGGCAGTATACACACGCTGCTGTGTGGTCTGTAATGGCATTTGCCGCGTTAAAAGACAGATCACGGGCGTGGGAACTGTTGAATTTAATAAACCCCATCAGGCACAGCGATACGGCAGAAAAATCCGCCTTATATAAGGTGGAACCATTTGTTATGGCCGCTGATGTGTACGGTGTTGAATCTAACACGGGCCGCGGCGGCTGGACCTGGTACACGGGTTCTGCTTCGTGGATGTATCAGCTTATTGTCAAGAATCTGCTGGGAATTCAGCTTAAAGTTGACCGGTTATATTTTGAACCGTGCCTTCCGAAAGACTGGCAGTCATTTAAGGTTCATTACCGTTTCCGGGAAACTTTTTATCACATATCACTGCAAAGGTCGGGGGCAGAAGATAAAGTAATATCGGTAACTGTTGACGGCAACGCGCATCAGGATTTATCCATCCCGCTTGTTGATGACAGAATAGAACATACGGTGGAAGTGGTAATAGGGTGA
- a CDS encoding four helix bundle protein produces the protein MQVTGDKLQLNEKDQLKNRTKKFAVDVIKLVKNFPYDHIYKSLGNQLLRSATSVSANYRAAKKARSTAEFIAKLGIVAEEIDESKHWFELLVESALVIESSVTVLYKEADEIAAMIHASIKTAKHNRI, from the coding sequence TTGCAAGTAACAGGTGACAAGTTACAACTTAATGAAAAAGATCAGTTAAAAAACAGGACAAAGAAATTTGCAGTTGATGTCATAAAACTTGTAAAAAACTTTCCTTATGATCATATTTATAAATCGTTAGGCAATCAACTTTTAAGAAGCGCAACGTCGGTGTCGGCTAATTACCGTGCCGCTAAAAAAGCACGTTCTACTGCTGAATTTATCGCAAAGCTGGGCATTGTTGCCGAAGAAATTGATGAAAGCAAGCATTGGTTTGAATTATTAGTTGAATCAGCTTTAGTAATAGAGTCTAGTGTAACAGTTCTATACAAAGAAGCTGACGAAATAGCAGCCATGATACACGCATCAATTAAAACAGCTAAACATAATCGCATATAA
- a CDS encoding cyclic nucleotide-binding domain-containing protein yields MGTADFLSGSKGFKDLTPQDIEALNSVCAEENLKPNETIFPEEGPGDKMYILKSGSVKITKKIKGQENTIAVLNPGEFFGEMALLDGMPRSAAAKTAGDSVVISISRTNYLILRQKYPQTALKVIDILVRVLCNRLRQANKNLEVISFWIE; encoded by the coding sequence ATGGGAACAGCTGACTTTCTGTCAGGATCAAAAGGTTTTAAAGATTTAACCCCGCAGGATATAGAAGCTTTAAACAGCGTATGCGCTGAAGAAAATCTTAAACCAAATGAAACCATTTTTCCGGAAGAAGGGCCCGGAGATAAAATGTACATATTAAAATCCGGTTCGGTAAAAATAACAAAAAAAATTAAAGGCCAGGAAAACACCATAGCGGTGCTTAATCCCGGGGAATTTTTCGGCGAAATGGCGCTTTTAGACGGAATGCCCCGTTCTGCCGCTGCAAAAACCGCGGGCGATTCCGTGGTAATTTCAATTTCCCGCACCAACTACCTGATTTTAAGGCAGAAATATCCGCAGACAGCGTTAAAAGTAATTGACATACTTGTGCGTGTTTTATGCAACAGGCTGCGCCAGGCAAACAAAAATCTGGAAGTAATATCTTTCTGGATAGAATAA
- a CDS encoding bifunctional methylenetetrahydrofolate dehydrogenase/methenyltetrahydrofolate cyclohydrolase FolD, with protein MGNIIDGKALAAKIKAEIKEAVSGLNSKPGLAVIQVGDDPASKVYVGGKEKDALEVGFHSEIHRLPADSKQETVIELVKNLNEKKEINGILVQLPLPKHLNEELITNSIDPLKDVDGFTYNSAGRLFTGSKCLVACTPSGCIEMIKSAGCEIKGKNAVVIGRSNIVGKPMAILLLQEHATVTICHSRTQDLASITSKADILVAAIGKTKFVKSDMVKQGAVVIDVGMNRDENGKLCGDVDFENVKDKASFITPVPGGVGLMTRAMLMKNTLEAYKMQLTGG; from the coding sequence ATGGGTAATATTATTGACGGAAAAGCACTTGCGGCAAAGATAAAGGCGGAAATAAAAGAGGCGGTATCAGGCTTAAATTCAAAGCCCGGACTTGCGGTAATACAGGTGGGGGATGACCCTGCTTCAAAAGTATATGTGGGCGGCAAGGAAAAGGACGCGCTTGAAGTCGGATTTCATTCGGAAATTCACAGGCTTCCTGCTGATTCAAAACAGGAAACAGTTATAGAATTGGTTAAGAATCTTAATGAAAAAAAAGAGATTAACGGCATCCTTGTTCAGCTGCCGCTTCCCAAGCACCTTAATGAAGAACTTATTACAAATTCTATAGACCCGCTGAAAGATGTTGACGGTTTTACTTATAACAGCGCCGGCAGGCTGTTTACAGGAAGTAAATGCCTTGTCGCGTGCACGCCAAGCGGATGTATAGAGATGATAAAAAGCGCGGGCTGCGAAATTAAAGGAAAAAATGCGGTTGTAATAGGCAGAAGTAATATTGTGGGCAAACCAATGGCGATACTTTTGCTGCAGGAACACGCAACAGTTACCATCTGCCATTCACGGACACAGGATCTGGCTTCAATTACTTCCAAAGCGGATATTCTTGTTGCCGCTATCGGCAAAACAAAGTTTGTAAAATCGGATATGGTAAAGCAGGGGGCGGTTGTAATTGACGTCGGCATGAACAGGGATGAAAACGGAAAACTGTGCGGTGACGTGGATTTTGAAAATGTAAAAGATAAAGCATCGTTTATTACTCCGGTTCCGGGCGGGGTTGGTTTAATGACAAGGGCGATGTTAATGAAAAACACGCTTGAAGCATATAAAATGCAGTTAACGGGAGGGTAA
- a CDS encoding pantetheine-phosphate adenylyltransferase, with protein MKKTAVYPGTFDPVTNGHIDIIKRASKMFDSVIIAVSESKHKKPLFSLEERVKMTKSAVKGIKGITVETYSGLLADYLKTTGRNVVIRGIRVISDFEYEFQLALLNKKLNPDAEMIYLMPDEKYLYISSSAVKEIAVYGGKTELFVPAHVSKALKSKTKKA; from the coding sequence ATGAAAAAAACAGCGGTATATCCAGGGACTTTTGATCCGGTAACTAACGGGCATATAGATATAATAAAAAGGGCTTCTAAGATGTTTGACAGTGTAATAATTGCTGTTTCTGAAAGTAAGCATAAAAAACCGCTTTTTAGCCTTGAAGAAAGGGTGAAAATGACAAAAAGCGCGGTAAAAGGAATAAAGGGTATAACTGTAGAGACCTATTCAGGCCTTTTGGCGGATTATCTAAAAACCACCGGCAGAAACGTGGTAATAAGGGGTATAAGGGTAATTTCTGACTTTGAATACGAGTTTCAGCTGGCGCTTTTAAATAAAAAACTTAATCCGGACGCGGAAATGATATATCTGATGCCGGACGAGAAATATCTTTACATTTCATCGTCTGCGGTAAAAGAAATAGCGGTTTATGGCGGAAAAACAGAATTGTTTGTGCCTGCACATGTTTCAAAAGCCCTTAAATCTAAAACTAAAAAGGCATAA